The following are from one region of the Neurospora crassa OR74A linkage group III, whole genome shotgun sequence genome:
- a CDS encoding serine palmitoyltransferase 2 → MPRRITNPFSSSSSSSTMPNPDAAAERRPSLSKATRIAQFFSSPKSKDQLSEKQALQAMQQNQGAGTATSILSLPSISLSEHLNSHESTTLFQPPSLEETLKRQRAEAQFGPLNSQSHRYISTHDGSTLEPPVEDEPPYYYVLTTYLSYLILIFFGHARDFFGKRFGDQNHYKALRAQNGYAPLNDDFDNFYVRRLKMRIDDCFARPTTGVPGRYITLLDRKSDDFNRNYQYTGTCTETLNMSSYNYLGFAQSVGPCADAVEECVHKYGLSACSPRADTGTSDLALEVEREIAKFVGKPAAMVFSMGFVTNAGSFPALVSKGDLIISDELNHASIRIGARLSGAVIRSFKHNNMDDLEKLLREAIAQGQPRTHRPWKKILVAIEGLYSMEGTMCDLPGILALKKKYKFFLYIDEAHSIGAVGANGRGVCDYFNVDPAEVDILMGTLTKSFGANGGYVAAEKHIIDKLKATNAATLLGESPAPAVLMQILASLKIIEGELAPGQGEERLQRIAFNSRYLRLGLKRLGFIVYGHDDSPIIPVMLYNPGKISAFSHEMLKRKIAVVVVGYPATPLISSRARFCVSAAHNKDDLDRLLAACDEVGDILQIKFSTGVAGGLEPLPAGVTPEMEKEYIKAKGQALIKPPRWKLEDVIARGVEDAKRPLR, encoded by the coding sequence ATGCCCCGAAGGATTACCAAccctttttcctcctcctcctcttcctccactaTGCCGAATCCTGACGCGGCCGCCGAGCGAAGGCCGTCCCTGTCCAAAGCCACCCGCATCGCCCAGTTCTTCTCTTCGCCCAAGAGCAAGGATCAGCTCTCGGAAAAGCAGGCCCTCCAGGCCATGCAACAGAACCAGGGCGCCGGTACGGCGACAAGCATTTTGTCGCTGCCCTCCATTTCGCTCTCCGAGCATCTCAACAGCCATGAGTCCACCACTCTTTTCCAGCCCCCCTCCCTCGAGGAAACGCTCAAGCGCCAACGCGCCGAGGCCCAGTTCGGTCCTCTGAACAGCCAGAGCCACCGCTACATCAGCACACACGATGGCAGCACTCTCGAGCCGCCCGTTGAAGACGAGCCCCCATATTATTACGTCCTCACTACTTATCTCAGCTACCTTATCCTAATTTTCTTCGGTCACGCCCGCGACTTTTTCGGCAAGAGATTCGGCGACCAGAACCACTACAAGGCACTCCGGGCTCAGAACGGCTACGCACCTCTGAACGACGATTTTGACAACTTCTACGTCCGTAGACTCAAGATGCGCATCGACGACTGCTTCGCCAGACCCACCACTGGCGTCCCTGGCCGCTACATCACTCTCCTTGACCGCAAGTCTGATGACTTCAATCGCAACTACCAGTACACCGGTACCTGCACCGAAACCCTGAACATGAGCTCGTACAACTATCTTGGTTTCGCCCAGTCCGTTGGCCCTTGCGCCGATGCCGTTGAGGAGTGTGTTCACAAGTATGGCCTCAGCGCCTGCAGCCCTCGCGCGGATACGGGTACTTCTGATCTCGCTCTCGAGGTTGAACGCGAAATCGCAAAATTCGTTGGCAAGCCCGCTGCCATGGTTTTCTCGATGGGCTTCGTCACCAACGCTGGTTCCTTCCCTGCGCTCGTCTCCAAGGGTGATCTCATCATTTCTGATGAGCTCAACCACGCCTCCATTCGTATCGGTGCCCGTCTGTCTGGAGCGGTCATCAGGTCGTTCAAGCACAACAATATGGACGATCTCGAGAAGCTGCTTCGTGAGGCTATTGCCCAGGGTCAGCCCCGCACTCACCGCCCCTGGAAGAAGATCCTTGTTGCTATCGAAGGTCTCTACTCGATGGAGGGAACCATGTGCGATCTGCCCGGTATCTTGGCTctcaagaagaagtacaAGTTCTTCCTCTACATCGATGAGGCTCACAGTATCGGTGCTGTTGGTGCCAACGGCCGTGGTGTCTGCGATTACTTCAATGTCGATCCTGCTGAAGTTGACATTCTCATGGGAACTCTGACCAAGTCTTTCGGTGCTAATGGCGGTTACGTTGCGGCCGAGAAGCACATCATCGATAAGCTCAAGGCTACCAATGCCGCTACCCTCCTTGGTGAATcgcctgctcctgctgttCTGATGCAGATTCTCGCCTCGCTCAAGATTATTGAGGGTGAGCTTGCTCCCGGTCAAGGCGAGGAGCGTCTTCAGCGCATTGCCTTCAACTCTCGCTATCTCCGTCTTGGCCTCAAGCGTCTTGGCTTCATTGTTTACGGCCACGACGACTCCCCTATCATTCCCGTCATGCTTTACAACCCCGGCAAGATTTCTGCTTTCAGCCACGAGATGCTGAAGCGCAAGATCGcggtcgtcgttgttggatATCCCGCTACACCTCTCATCAGCTCTCGTGCCCGCTTCTGCGTATCAGCTGCACACAACAAGGACGATCTTGATCGCCTCCTTGCTGCCTGCGACGAAGTGGGTGACATTCTCCAGATCAAGTTCTCTACCGGTGTCGCGGGAGGTCTCGAACCCTTGCCTGCAGGTGTTACCCCTgagatggagaaggagtACATTAAGGCTAAGGGCCAGGCTCTCATCAAGCCACCAAGGTGGAAGCTGGAGGACGTCATTGCACGTGGTGTCGAAGACGCCAAGCGGCCACTGAGGTAA
- a CDS encoding sucrose transporter, with protein sequence MTSSLAEHPDRARPAGNEGHQQQSEQPKSRREEPASRLSTGRRDGASEDTNQQFLVGEQSPLLSPVDNQDGSSSDQGADSADEFQTTKSVWYMILLTISIGGLQIAWSVEMSNGSPYLLSLGISKSLMALVWIAGPLSGTLVQPYVGMMSDNCRIRWGKRKPFMLGGAAATILSLMFLAWTREIVTGILGLFGADPQSESVKLCIICTAVLWIYILDFAINTVQAAIRAFIVDCAPTHQQEMANAMASRFVGIGNICGYLAGYANLAPVFWWLGDSQFKELCGIASLALGTTVLMTCLFIKERDPRLEGPPAKDKPGVVAFFKKIFTSIKRLPPQTKKVCQVQFCAWIGFFPMLFYTSSYIGEIYAEPYLEENPNMTDKELDDLYERATQVGTFALLIFAITSLATNIFLPFFIAPTYDQSMVTAVAPGEAPAVVIKDYEPEQRSWTRHLIIPGFTLRRAWMFSQILFTGCMLCTVFVRTVTAATVLIGLVGITWALTLWAPWAIISAEISQRDEERRSQQQRLSPSRLDNLDGYSSDGNQDSDLGKDDEEAADQAGVILGIHNMAIAAPQIIATVASSIIFRLFQKPRGTPGDHSIAIVLALGGITVLISALFIHRIRDEPTVTYDEISAVEEGDAAPRPNVHSRSRSFDQPPRASLERATLVRNKSFGGMEY encoded by the exons ATGACGTCGTCATTAGCAGAGCATCCAGACCGGGCCCGCCCCGCAGGCAACGAaggccatcaacaacaatcgGAACAGCCCAAGTCTCGTCGCGAAGAGCCGGCATCACGCCTCAGTACCGGTCGTCGCGACGGTGCGAGCGAAGACACAAATCAGCAATTCCTTGTCGGCGAACAGTCGCCACTGCTCTCTCCAGTCGATAATCAGGATGGCTCCTCCAGCGATCAAGGTGCCGACTCGGCCGACGAGTTCCAAACCACAAAGAGCGTATGGTATATGATCCTTTTGACCATCAGCATCGGCGGCCTGCAGATTGCTTGGTCAGTTGAGATGTCCAACGGATCTCCATATCTGCTCTCTCTCGGCATCAGCAAGTCTTTGATGGCCTTGGTTTGGATTGCTGGTCCTCTCTCGGGAACCTTGGTGCAACCATACGTCGGCATGATGAGTGACAACTGTCGCATCCGCTGGGGCAAGCGCAAGCCCTTCATGCTCGGAGGTGCTGCCGCCACGATACTCTCGCTGATGTTCCTTGCCTGGACCCGAGAGATTGTTACTGGCATCCTCGGGCTCTTTGGTGCCGACCCTCAGTCCGAAAGCGTCAAGTTGTGCATCATTTGTACCGCCGTGCTCTGGATCTATATCCTTGATTTCGCCATCAATACTG TCCAAGCAGCGATTCGCGCCTTCATCGTTGACTGTGCGCCCACTCACCAGCAAG AAATGGCAAATGCTATGGCCAGCAGGTTCGTAGGCATCGGCAATATTTGCGGTTATCTCGCCGGATACGCCAATCTTGCCCCAGTCTTTTGGTGGCTTGGGGATAGTCAGTTCAAGGAACTCTGTGGTATTGCCAGCCTTGCCCTTGGTACTACCGTTCTCATGACTTGCCTTTTCATCAAGGAGAGGGATCCAAGACTTGAGGGGCCTCCAGCAAAGGATAAGCCTGGGGTGGTTGCCTTCTTCAAGAAGATTTTCACATCGATCAAACGCCTGCCGCCGCAAACCAAGAAAGTCTGCCAAGTCCAGTTCTGTGCCTGGATCGGTTTCTTCCCCATGCTCTTCTATACTTCATCCTACATTGGAGAGATTTACGCCGAGCCATATCTCGAAGAAAACCCGAATATGACTGACAAGGAGCTCGACGACTTGTATGAAAGGGCAACACAGGTTGGCACTTTTGCCTTGCTCATTTTTGCCATCACAAGTCTGGCCACAAACATCTTCCTGCCATTCTTCATCGCGCCAACCTACGATCAATCGATGGTTACGGCCGTTGCCCCTGGCGAGGCTCCTGCAGTAGTAATTAAGGATTACGAGCCCGAACAGAGGTCATGGACCCGTCATCTGATCATCCCCGGATTCACACTTCGCCGTGCCTGGATGTTTTCGCAAATACTATTCACTGGCTGTATGCTTTGTACCGTATTCGTACGAACCGTTACAGCAGCCACCGTTCTCATTGGTCTCGTCGGCATCACCTGGGCTTTGACACTATGGGCGCCCTGGGCAATCATCAGCGCTGAAATATCTCAGCGTGACGAGGAACGGCGGTCTCAGCAACAGCGCCTTTCACCCAGTCGCCTTGACAACCTGGATGGGTACTCGTCCGATGGAAACCAGGACAGCGACCTGGGcaaagatgatgaagaagcagcGGATCAGGCAGGCGTGATCCTCGGTATTCACAACATGGCAATTGCCGCACCGCAAATCATTGCTACGGTAGCAAGCAGCATCATTTTCCGCCTCTTTCAGAAACCTCGAGGAACGCCCGGTGACCACAGTATTGCCATTGTCTTGGCTCTCGGTGGTATCACTGTTTTAATCTCGGCCCTCTTCATCCACCGCATTCGGGACGAGCCTACTGTTACCTATGACGAAATCAGTgcggtagaggaaggagatgccGCTCCGAGACCGAATGTACATAGTCGAAGCCGCTCTTTCGATCAGCCTCCACGAGCGAGTCTCGAACGTGCAACGCTTGTCCGCAACAAGAGCTTCGGTGGCATGGAGTACTAA